GCTTGTTCTTTGCCGAAATCCAATTAGCAATGGTTCGGCAGCAGTGATAAAAAGAGAAGTTTTTGAAACGATTAAATTCCAAGACAATCTTTATGGTACTGTTGAAGACTTTTACTTCGATGAGCGATCCCGTCATACTAATGGTGATTCTACAGATGTTGAATGTTGGTTTCGCATATCTGTTAAGAGCGATCTGGAAATAGAAGGCATTCCTGAAGCTTTAACTTTATATAGAGTAAATTCTGGTGGATTATCAGCAAATATACTCAAGCAGTTAGATGCTTGGGAATTGATGCTTAGTAGGGCACGTTTATATGCTCCAGAAATAGTTAATCAATATGAAACACTGGCTAAAGCCTATATTTTGCGGTATCTAGCTCGTAGGGCAGTAACTCTGCAAGATGGTGCAATGGCTGTAACACTTGTGAATCGAGCCTTGCTAACCAACTGGCGTATTATTTTTAAAGAGCCAAGCCGCACATTTTTGACCTTGGCCGCTGCCTATTTTCTTTGGTTATTGCCTCAGTCCCTTTACAGTTCAATTGAGGCTATTGCTTTAAAAACCACAGGTGCTACTCAAAGACGACGCATTTTGCAAGGCTAGGAGCGTGTTTTAAAACTTGCTTGAAGAGCTGATAATTTGAGAAGACAGCCGCATTACCTGATTTGGAATTTATCATCAGTCGCCCTTGGTATTTTGAAGCAAACTTAACCGCTTCATGGGCAGTTTTGAAGGCTCGTAGATCCATCCCTTAGCTGTCAATCAGTGGTGCGGGTGTAAGTAGTCCCATCGGTGAGAGATTAACCCTGTTCTGTCACTTTGGGAGAAACCAGTACCTGAAAGCCTTTCGGAACTTTACTTTTGGTTTTTTAGCTACAAATTTTAGTTTCTATTAGAAAAGAAAGGCTCAAAGCTTGATTAGATAAAAGTTTTAGTGTTTCGCTACGATTATTGTTTTCCGGAAGTGACAGAACAGGGTTAAGATAAAGCGTATTTTATCAATCAGTTAAAAAAAAAACCTTCTTGCTGACGGAAGCGTAGACGCGGAGCGGCTTGTCGCCAGACATCGCCATCTGTCTCTTCTGTATGGTCATGGAATAAAATTTGCTGTGTGGGAAAGGGTAAATCGATGCCGTTTTCGACTAACGTTTTCTTAATTGTAGAAGAAAGAAGATTGCAAAGACAATCAATGCCAGCAAGATATTCGGCAGGAGGACAATGAATCCGTTAATCATTCCCTGAACTCTGTCCCAGAGTGCGGATATATCTGCATTCATGATCTTACTTGCTTAATTAGTCAACTTAATAAGTATGTAAAAATATCCTGATATTTAACTCCACCTTTAGTTAGTTTTTCCTACCTATAAATAGGATGAAAAATTTATTTTAGGGCAAGATAATAGGATTTTAGATATTATGAAATAGGAAGTCGAACTGTAAATGTACTACCTAGCCCAGGTTGACTTTGAACGTGAATATTGCCTTTATGCGCTCTGGCGATCGCGATTGCGATGGCTAATCCCAAACCCGAACCGCCAGAGGTGCGAGAGCGTAAGCGCAGCCCGCCGTAGGCATCGCGATCTACTCGGTAGAAGCGATCAAAAATTCGCTGTTGATGTTCAACAGCAATACCAATTCCTGTATCTTCAACTTTAATCATGGCGTAAAGCTCACTTTTTTCCAAAAAAACCGTGACTTTTCCACCGCTAGATGTAGCTTGAATTGCATTGGCAATTAAGTTGGAAATTAAGCGATAAAGCTGTTCTTCATTTCCCATCACATACAGTTTTTCTGAGACTTGCACCTGTTTAGAGAGATTTATTTTAGTTTCTACTGCCAAAAATGCTAATTCCTCAATTAAGTCGCTAATTAAATCATTCAAACAGCAAGACTGATATTCTCCTGTTAGTTGTTTTTGATCTATCCTCGTTAATAACAGTAAATCTCCTACTAATTGTGATAGTCGCCGATTTTGGCGTTTGAGTACATCTAAAATTCCACCATTGGATTTTGGTTCTTGCTGTAACTTGATAGCAGCTTCAATAGTAGAGTACATTGTTGCTAAAGGTGTGCGAAACTCATGGGCAGCATCAGCAGTAAATTGTTGCATTTGTTGGTAGGAAAGATATACAGGTTGCATTGCTCTTCCTGCCAACCACCAACTAGACAACCCAACGAAAATCATGGAAATTGGCAATCCCAACACCAAAGTTAGCCTTAAATAAGTAAGATGTTGTTCTAAATCAGTGATACTACGCGCAACTTGTAGATAACCCGAAACCTGGTTTTGAGTATACAAAGGTAAAGTGATTTCGCGGTATCGAGTGCCAGAGGAATCTGTTAATATTTGCCAATGCTCTAATGCTGAGGTAATCGAAAAATTGCCAAATTCCATGCCCCCACTAGCAAAAAGTTTTCCTGAGCGATCCAATAAGCGTATATAGTAATTAACTGGATTCGCCGCCTCTGTGATTGATTTTTTAATAGATGTTCTTTTAGGCAAACAACTTGTCTGATCCACACATAATTCTAAAGAAAATTCTTTAGCAAGGCGTTGTAATTGTCCGGGTTGTTGCCAAGCCGGTTCAATACTTTTATGGAGTGCATTTGCGACTGACTGCAATCCTTGGTCTATGGTTTCATAGTAGGCATGGGCAACCACACTATAAACCCCCAAACTAGATAGCCCTAAAATACCGCCCATGACGAGGGTATACCAAGCTGCCAGGCGCAACCGAGTCTGGTAAAAGATGGGATTGCGTTCCATATTTCTATAACCTTGTTGAAAGTGTCGCTGTCGAGTTAGCAGAAATCATCTGCCTATTTCCGCAGGCGGAATATTGAGACGATAGCCCACACCATAAACAGTTTCAATTAAAGATTCGTTCTCTTCTTCTCCTAATTTGCGTCTCAATAAGCGAATTTGTGCTGCTACGACATTGCTAACTGGTTCTGCACCAATTTCCCAAAGCTGATTAATAATTTGGTCGCGGCTGACAATTTGGTTAGGATGCCTCATGAAATATTCCAACAATTGAAATTCCTTGACAGTTAAAGAGAATACTTGATTTTCACCGTGATAATACTGACGAATAAGTTGATGAGTGCTGTAATTGAGAGTCAGGCAACCTACTTGTAAGCTTCGGGGTTGGACTTGAGGTGTCAGCGTTGTTCCTACGTAAGAGGATCGCCGTTGTAATGCCCGCAATCTTGCCAGCAGCTCTGCCATATCAAAGGGTTTAACTAAATAATCATCTGCACCGCTATCTAGACCAATAATCTTTTCCTCCATTCGGTCTTTAGCCGTTAGCATTAATACAGGTAGAGTTAATTGGCGCGATCGCAACCATTTACACAACTCTATCCCCGAAATTCCAGGCAGCATCCAATCAAAAATCGCTAAGGTATACTCAGTCCAGCCAGTTTCTAGATATTGCCATGCCTGAGTACCATCTAGAAACCAGTCAACTATATACGCTTCATGGCTCAGGACTTGTTTGATTGCTGCACCTAAATCTGCTTCATCCTCAACTAATATCAGCCGCATAGTCAACCCAAAGCTAAAAGCCTTCTTTAAATACGCTTTCATAAAAAAGTGAAATAATTATGAAATTTGGATTTTACTCTAAGACTGATGTCTGCATAGTTTTGAAATCCATACAAAAATGAAATTTTAATGAAATCTTTCTCCTTCTTAAGATGTTAATATTTGTTACCTCAATAGTAGGAAGCAAGCCCCGCAGCTATCCCTTAAACTAATTTCACAACTATCAATAACATAGTTGCGACAAAAAATCTTTGGTTTTGGTAAGAATATGACTCAACTTTGGCTGTGGGTTGCCTTTATTGGCATGGTCATCGGTTGTATTTATTTTGGCTTAAAAGCATCTGCCATGAGGCGTAAAGAAGGGATGGAATTTCCCCTCGAAAGCTTTTTCATTACGCTTTGGGCAGCAGCATTCTACCTGACAATGATTCTCGGCGAAACAGTAACGCCTATCAATGGTCAAACAGTTTTCTGGGGGCGTTACATAGACTGGGTAGTGACAACTCCATTGCTCTTGCTGGAACTAGGTGTGATTGCCGGATTACGCCCTAAATTGATTGCAGGTGTGATGGGGGCCATCGGTGAGAGGTTAGAATAAAGTAAATTTTGTCAATCAGTTAAAATACTCAAAAAAACTTTAATGAAAATGATAATCGTGCGTGGGGGAGGGGAAGGAGGCGAGCGACACTCGCCTCCTTCCTCTCTATTTGATTATCATTATCTATAAGTTTTTAACGGCTAAAATGTGAGGCAAAAAAGTATTGTAACGAGAGAATAAATTTTTCAAAAGTGAGTTTCATTATTATTGTAAATTCAGTAATCAAATGCGGTAATGAAAAGTGCTTGTTGACTACTATGCCCAAAGCTGCAAAACGAAACTCCGACCACGCGCAAAAGCATAATACTCCTACCATAGATAATGAAGCGATTGCGTCGCATTTAGAAGAGTTACTAACTCCAGCTATCTTTGCTCAACAAAAATACTATAAGCAGTTAGGTTTACGAGATAGAATTATCAACCTATCCTTCATGGTAGCAGCAGTATTAACTTTATTGTGGCGACAAGTTCCTGGAGTTCAAGAATTAACAAGGCTTTTAGCAAGAGAAGATTTATTGTGGTGTCGTTCTAGAATAATTGCTCAACAATCTCTTTCTGAAAGATTTTTAGTATTCCCATCTGAATTATTTGAGCGAGTATTTAAAGATTTACTACCTCAGTTACAACTTAATTGGCAACGACGGCTGAAGCGACCACTTCCTGATAGTGTTAAATTTGCACTTCTTAATTTTGAACGAATTTGGATAGCTGACGGGTCTACATTAGAAGCCTTATTCCGAAAGCTAAAAAGCCTAGAAGACTTGAAAACAGGTCAATTAGCAGGAAAGATTTGTACAGTTATTGATTTAGTCAATCGCTTACCTATTGAAGTTTGGTTTCACACTAATCCTGCTGCATCAGAAACTAACTTTGAAGCTCCATTGCTGAAACTACTACCTGCTAAAACTCTGATCTTACTTGATAGAGGTTTTTATCATTTCCACTTTTTACAACAACTCATTAACCAAGAAGTTCATTTTATTACTCGTTTAAAAGCCAAAGCATCTATTAAGTACTTAAAAATTTTCAGCTATGACCATTCAGTTAAAGACCGATTGATTCAACTTGGAACTGTTCGTCGTGGTGCACCAGTGCTTACTTTACGTTTAATAGAAATTAAGGTTGGTAAAACTAGCTATTCTTATATTACTTCTGTCCTCGACCCACAAATCTTACCTCCTTACGTTGTCGCAGATTTATATCGCCGAAGATGGAGAGTTGAAGAAGCTTTTTACGTGGTCAAGCGTTTATTGGGACTGTCATATTTATGGACTGGTTCTATTAATGGTGTGAAGTTACAAGTGTGGGCAACTTGGCTCTTTTATGCAGTATTGGTTGACTTGGGAGATGCGGTTGCAGACGAATTATCTTTGCCATTTGACCGCATTTCTTTAGAGATGATTTTTCGTGGTTTATATCATTTTAGTGTCGCCTATGATAAAGGTAAGGCGGATGACCCAATTAAGTACTTCGCTGCCAAAGAAAATCAAGATTTAGGAGTAGTTAAAGCCCTGCGAAAACCAGTCTCCAAGCTGGATTTATCGCCTTTTCCCGCACCCTCTTGACAAAAGTGCAATCACTCTAACCTCTCACTGATGGATGGGGGCAGATATTTTCATGATTGTCACTGGTTTTATCGGCGCTGTTGAAGCTCCGCCCTACAACTATCTTTGGTGGGTAATCAGTTCGGGTGCTTTCTTAGCTATCTTAGGATCGCTGTTGACTGAATATTCTGCTAGTGCTAAGAGACGAAATGGCAGAGTAAACAGTTTGTTTCAAACTCTGCGAAATATACTAATCGTTTTGTGGATTTGCTATCCGATTGTTTGGATTCTTGGTGCTGAAGGGTTCCGTGTCATCAGTGTTGGCTGGGAAACCTTATGCTACGCAGTTCTAGACTTATGTGCCAAGGTAGGTTTTGGTTTTGTGGTTGTGTCTGCTGGTAATGAAACTTTAGCCCAAGCCAGCAACAGCGATCGCATCATGGAAACTACTCATTCCTATATGCAAAGTGAGGAAAGAGAACGGAGTCCTTATTGATAATATCCTTTCTCTTGAAGATGGCAATGGTTGATGACACCAAAGTGCGAAAAATTGTTAACTCTGAAAAGATCCGAAGGGCAAATCTATGCAATACGCTACATAAAAACAATCAAAACCCTGCACGCCGACATTAAAGCATTGTCAGATCAAAATGCACAACTGCAATTTTGACTGGAGCAATTTAACTTAAACAAAACTGAAATATGAGACAAAGCAGGGGAACACAGCGAGAGGAAGAATTAGTGAAATCCCGTTCCCGTAAAGTTGATAGCATCTTTACATAACAATGCTCACTTATCCGATCCTAGCCAAGTCAAGGTCGCACGCCTAGAGCACAGTGGACAAATCATACCAATTTGAAAAAAGAATATGACAAATAGGCCATCTGTAGAGACGCGATTCATCGCGTCTTCATTCAAGGATGTGTTGCAATCATTAATTGAATTGGTATCAGTATTATTCCTAGAGTGTGTGAACCACAAGTGATTGAGTTGAAAGTTGAATAGGGAGCGTCAAGCTAGAGCCTTAATTAAATCAAAGCTCTAGCTTGAAATTTTATATTGTGCTGATTTTTTTCGTGATTCAACAATAATATTCTCGATAGGAATAGCTTTATTTTTAAATAAAGCCACCACGCTGATAAGCTTCATCCATTAGTTCAAACGCTAGTGCTGAAATTAGTACACCAGCACAAAAACGATAACTGCGGCAATAACCCGTTGAGGAATCTTGGCATAGTAACCTACTGCGGAACCCAGTAGCAGCGCTGAACCACCCACCAAACCCCAGAAACCCGCTTTTAACCAAAGTGGAAACATGATTAATTCGTAATGACGCTCGTTCGCCCTTGGCGTGCCATAGGCAAGACTCGCTAACGTAGTTCGTAATTAAAATTCTTGGCTTAGGTAGCTTGCATTTCTCCACCTTGAGGTTTTGATAGTGCTTGTAATTCTTCCCAAGAATAGTGAGAGGGTAATTCAATTGGTTTGTGATCTGCTCCTAATCCTAACCCTACTGTTGGTTGGAGTTCTTCAACGAATTCTTCAGCATATCCTGCCAGTTCATTGGCTGCAACTCCAAGTGCGATCGCACCTGCAACGCCACCAATTGCAGCACCAACTTTACCACCCATTGAGCGACCTAGTGCGGCTCCGGCAATTCCGCCTCCGGCTACTCCCAATCCTGTTGCAATAGGATGAGTATTTGGGGGCGTTTGATTTTCATTTTCTTGGTTAGAAGTAGAGTGTTCTTCGTTCATAATCTGTTTCTCCTTGAAACTATAATCAGCATAAAATTACTTCTGGCTCAGGTGTACCAGAAGCCACAGAGCAAAGCGTTCTAGTCCAACCAACAGGGCAGTGATGCC
This region of Nostoc sp. UHCC 0302 genomic DNA includes:
- a CDS encoding glycosyltransferase family 2 protein, whose amino-acid sequence is MNKVSIIIPVYNAEKYIAATLQSALDQTYKNLEILIIDDGSPDRSIEICQQFIDHRIKIIRQQNRGLPGARNTGIRHATGEYLTLLDADDLWLPEKLEKHVKHLDNSPHVGVSFSRSAFIDENGQPLGIYQIPQMKGITPALVLCRNPISNGSAAVIKREVFETIKFQDNLYGTVEDFYFDERSRHTNGDSTDVECWFRISVKSDLEIEGIPEALTLYRVNSGGLSANILKQLDAWELMLSRARLYAPEIVNQYETLAKAYILRYLARRAVTLQDGAMAVTLVNRALLTNWRIIFKEPSRTFLTLAAAYFLWLLPQSLYSSIEAIALKTTGATQRRRILQG
- the rppA gene encoding two-component system response regulator RppA produces the protein MRLILVEDEADLGAAIKQVLSHEAYIVDWFLDGTQAWQYLETGWTEYTLAIFDWMLPGISGIELCKWLRSRQLTLPVLMLTAKDRMEEKIIGLDSGADDYLVKPFDMAELLARLRALQRRSSYVGTTLTPQVQPRSLQVGCLTLNYSTHQLIRQYYHGENQVFSLTVKEFQLLEYFMRHPNQIVSRDQIINQLWEIGAEPVSNVVAAQIRLLRRKLGEEENESLIETVYGVGYRLNIPPAEIGR
- a CDS encoding bacteriorhodopsin, whose amino-acid sequence is MGADIFMIVTGFIGAVEAPPYNYLWWVISSGAFLAILGSLLTEYSASAKRRNGRVNSLFQTLRNILIVLWICYPIVWILGAEGFRVISVGWETLCYAVLDLCAKVGFGFVVVSAGNETLAQASNSDRIMETTHSYMQSEERERSPY
- a CDS encoding bacteriorhodopsin, whose protein sequence is MTQLWLWVAFIGMVIGCIYFGLKASAMRRKEGMEFPLESFFITLWAAAFYLTMILGETVTPINGQTVFWGRYIDWVVTTPLLLLELGVIAGLRPKLIAGVMGAIGERLE
- the rppB gene encoding two-component system sensor histidine kinase RppB, encoding MERNPIFYQTRLRLAAWYTLVMGGILGLSSLGVYSVVAHAYYETIDQGLQSVANALHKSIEPAWQQPGQLQRLAKEFSLELCVDQTSCLPKRTSIKKSITEAANPVNYYIRLLDRSGKLFASGGMEFGNFSITSALEHWQILTDSSGTRYREITLPLYTQNQVSGYLQVARSITDLEQHLTYLRLTLVLGLPISMIFVGLSSWWLAGRAMQPVYLSYQQMQQFTADAAHEFRTPLATMYSTIEAAIKLQQEPKSNGGILDVLKRQNRRLSQLVGDLLLLTRIDQKQLTGEYQSCCLNDLISDLIEELAFLAVETKINLSKQVQVSEKLYVMGNEEQLYRLISNLIANAIQATSSGGKVTVFLEKSELYAMIKVEDTGIGIAVEHQQRIFDRFYRVDRDAYGGLRLRSRTSGGSGLGLAIAIAIARAHKGNIHVQSQPGLGSTFTVRLPIS